In Methylocystis echinoides, one genomic interval encodes:
- a CDS encoding [protein-PII] uridylyltransferase, whose product MNEAVCAPLFDGLDAANGFRGLRTALAAPIAELCKAEKGHARRTAVVDLFRSALAEGRERARAHLEARGSGLACGRQLSDLQDELIGAIYDYVVSYVYPADNPTFAERLTIVAVGGYGRGMLAPGSDIDLLFLLPYKQTPWGESVVEAILYILWDLRQKVGHATRSVAECMKQSRADMTIRTTLLESRFILGSNELFNELQDAFDREVARSDAREFVAAKLAERDARVRRAGASRYLVEPNVKEGKGGLRDLNTLFWISKYVYRVRDPKELVAAGLFTSAELSLFERCEEFLWRVRCHLHFATGRAEERLSFDVQPMMASRLGYHDRAGLSRVERFMKHYFLVAKDVGDLTAIVCAALEERQAKPRAIFDRFLQPFRRRRGKGPQGDFLIAHDRISVADASVFHRDPVNIIRLFWLADHHGLPLHPDALRAVTLSLREIDADLRADREANRLFLEILLSRNMTEIILRRMNETGVLGRFIPDFGRIVAMMQFNMYHHYTVDEHLLRAVGGLSDLEAGRLPEHQRLVAEILPTIVNRKVLYLGLFLHDIAKGRKEDHSLAGMEVARTLCPRLGFTPGETETVAWLVEHHLTMSSFAQSRDLSDRVTIESFAALVQTIERLKMLFVLTVCDINAVGPGVLDAWKSQLLRVLYWETEVVLGGGHSSADRKSRVTAAIAELRAALPDWRDEEFDAYARRHYPAYWLKVDVARKLRHAQMLAKLTGAETPLATAVELDRTRGAVELTVIAPDHRRLLSIIAGGCAASGANIVDAHIFTTADGLALDTIFFSRAFDFDEDEMRRARRIADFIAKALRGEVFVSDAVKARAKQSAANAAFSVPPEVVVDNSLSNVYTVIEVSGLDREGLLFDLTNAISKLNLNIASAHIVTFGERAVDTFYVTDLTGAKILSQQRHAAIKRQLLDVFAPQPEKRQAKAPNVAAT is encoded by the coding sequence ATGAACGAAGCCGTCTGCGCGCCTCTTTTTGACGGACTCGACGCCGCCAACGGCTTTCGTGGGCTGCGGACGGCGCTGGCCGCGCCGATTGCCGAACTGTGCAAGGCGGAGAAGGGCCACGCGCGCCGCACAGCGGTTGTCGATCTCTTTCGCTCCGCGCTCGCCGAGGGCCGCGAACGCGCCCGCGCGCATCTCGAAGCGCGCGGCTCCGGGCTCGCCTGCGGACGGCAGCTTTCCGACCTTCAGGACGAGCTCATCGGCGCGATCTATGATTACGTCGTCAGTTATGTCTATCCTGCCGACAACCCCACTTTTGCGGAGCGCCTGACCATCGTCGCCGTCGGCGGCTATGGGCGCGGCATGCTGGCGCCAGGGTCGGACATCGATCTTCTGTTCCTGCTTCCCTACAAGCAGACGCCCTGGGGCGAGAGCGTCGTCGAGGCGATCCTCTATATCCTCTGGGATCTGCGTCAGAAGGTCGGCCACGCGACGCGCTCGGTCGCCGAATGCATGAAGCAGTCGCGCGCCGACATGACGATCCGCACGACCCTGCTCGAATCGCGCTTCATCCTCGGCAGCAACGAGCTTTTCAATGAATTGCAGGACGCGTTCGACCGCGAGGTGGCGCGCTCCGACGCACGTGAATTCGTCGCCGCGAAACTCGCCGAACGCGACGCGCGCGTGCGCCGCGCCGGCGCCTCGCGCTATCTCGTCGAGCCCAATGTCAAGGAAGGCAAAGGAGGGCTGCGCGACCTCAACACGCTGTTCTGGATCTCCAAATACGTCTATCGCGTGCGCGACCCCAAGGAGCTGGTGGCGGCGGGGCTTTTCACGTCCGCTGAGCTGAGCCTGTTCGAGCGCTGCGAGGAATTCCTGTGGCGGGTGCGCTGCCATCTGCATTTCGCGACCGGCCGCGCCGAGGAGCGCCTCTCCTTCGACGTGCAGCCGATGATGGCGAGTCGTCTCGGCTATCACGACCGCGCCGGCCTCTCGCGGGTCGAGCGCTTCATGAAACATTACTTCCTCGTCGCCAAGGACGTCGGCGATCTGACGGCGATTGTCTGCGCGGCGCTCGAGGAGCGGCAGGCCAAGCCGCGCGCGATCTTCGACCGCTTCCTGCAGCCCTTCCGGCGCCGGCGCGGCAAGGGTCCGCAGGGCGACTTCCTCATCGCGCATGACCGCATCAGCGTCGCCGACGCGAGCGTCTTTCATCGCGATCCTGTCAACATCATTCGTCTCTTCTGGCTCGCCGACCATCACGGCCTGCCGCTGCATCCCGATGCGCTCCGCGCGGTGACGCTGTCCTTGCGCGAGATCGACGCCGACCTTCGCGCCGACAGGGAGGCGAACCGCCTGTTCCTGGAAATCCTGCTGTCGCGGAATATGACCGAAATCATCCTGCGGCGGATGAACGAGACGGGCGTGCTCGGCCGCTTCATTCCGGACTTCGGCCGCATCGTCGCGATGATGCAGTTCAACATGTATCATCACTATACGGTGGACGAGCACCTGCTGCGGGCGGTCGGCGGGCTCTCCGATCTCGAGGCCGGACGCCTCCCGGAGCATCAGCGACTCGTGGCCGAGATCTTGCCGACGATCGTCAATCGCAAGGTTCTTTATCTCGGGCTCTTTCTCCACGACATCGCCAAGGGCCGCAAGGAGGATCATTCGCTCGCCGGCATGGAGGTGGCGCGCACGCTCTGCCCGCGTCTGGGGTTCACTCCGGGCGAGACGGAGACGGTCGCCTGGCTCGTCGAACATCACCTCACCATGTCGAGCTTCGCGCAGAGCCGCGACCTCTCGGACCGCGTCACAATCGAAAGCTTCGCCGCCCTCGTGCAGACGATCGAACGGCTCAAAATGCTGTTCGTCCTCACGGTCTGCGACATCAACGCCGTCGGGCCCGGCGTGCTCGACGCCTGGAAATCCCAGCTTCTGCGCGTGCTCTATTGGGAGACCGAGGTGGTGCTCGGCGGCGGGCATTCCTCCGCGGACCGCAAGAGCCGGGTCACCGCGGCCATCGCAGAATTGCGGGCGGCGCTGCCGGATTGGCGCGATGAGGAATTCGACGCTTATGCGCGCCGGCATTATCCGGCCTATTGGCTGAAGGTCGACGTCGCCCGCAAGCTTCGCCACGCCCAGATGCTCGCCAAACTCACAGGCGCTGAAACCCCGCTCGCGACGGCCGTGGAGCTCGACCGCACCCGCGGCGCCGTCGAACTGACGGTCATCGCGCCCGACCATCGCCGCCTGCTCTCGATCATCGCCGGCGGCTGCGCGGCGAGTGGCGCCAATATCGTCGACGCGCATATTTTCACCACGGCCGACGGGCTCGCGCTCGACACCATCTTCTTCTCGCGCGCCTTCGATTTCGACGAGGACGAGATGCGTCGCGCCCGGCGCATCGCCGATTTCATCGCCAAGGCGCTTAGGGGCGAGGTCTTCGTCTCAGACGCGGTCAAGGCGCGGGCGAAGCAAAGCGCGGCGAACGCCGCCTTTTCGGTCCCGCCCGAGGTCGTGGTCGATAACAGCCTGTCGAATGTCTATACGGTCATCGAAGTCTCTGGCCTCGACCGCGAGGGGCTGCTCTTCGACCTGACGAACGCCATCTCGAAACTCAATCTGAATATCGCCTCCGCCCATATCGTCACCTTCGGCGAGCGGGCGGTCGACACCTTTTACGTCACCGATCTGACGGGGGCGAAAATCCTTTCGCAACAGCGCCATGCCGCCATCAAACGGCAACTGCTCGACGTCTTCGCGCCCCAGCCGGAAAAGCGTCAGGCGAAGGCGCCGAATGTCGCGGCGACTTGA
- a CDS encoding HAMP domain-containing sensor histidine kinase, with the protein MFTGKVGKLFRTTAFKLSLAYLVLFSIGAGLVLTRVGARVKEVLDEQIEQTVDAEIRALSEQYSQGGLHQLTSALERRVRAPGGSLYLLTTHSGEVIVGNIEPPTSGPVGGSKLVETPYQRRGEPGQTHPALMRLFLIPGGFRLLIGHDIEDHEVLRDILRRALGVSLFWLALVGALGGLFVAQRMLDRVDVMSASARRIMAGDLHERLAVSGAGDELDRLAENFNAMLERISELMTGLREVSDNIAHDLKTPLTRLRNRAEAALRGASGNGEHREALTTVIEESDSLIRVFNALLMIARAEAGYCSDNPTAFDADAVVGDIVEMYEPVAEEQGVRLDVKTEPGLAVTGSRELLGQAVVNLVDNALKYGASSEDARVDVTARRVADRIEITVADHGPGISPQDRERVVGRFVRLENSRSRPGSGLGLSMASAVARLHHGALRIEDNAPGLRVVLSLPATRAAATVSRERA; encoded by the coding sequence GTGTTTACCGGAAAAGTCGGCAAGCTCTTTCGAACGACCGCCTTCAAATTGTCGCTTGCCTATCTCGTCCTCTTCTCCATCGGCGCCGGCCTGGTGCTGACCCGCGTCGGCGCGCGGGTGAAGGAAGTGCTCGACGAACAGATCGAACAGACGGTCGACGCGGAGATCCGCGCGCTTTCCGAACAATATTCACAAGGCGGACTGCATCAGCTCACGAGCGCGCTGGAGCGCCGCGTGCGCGCGCCGGGCGGCTCGCTCTATCTGCTGACCACCCATTCCGGCGAAGTCATCGTCGGGAACATCGAGCCGCCGACGTCGGGTCCGGTCGGGGGCTCCAAGCTCGTGGAAACGCCCTATCAGCGGCGCGGCGAGCCCGGCCAAACCCATCCGGCGCTCATGCGCCTGTTCCTCATTCCCGGCGGTTTCCGGCTGCTCATCGGCCACGACATCGAGGACCATGAGGTGCTGCGCGATATCTTGCGCCGCGCGCTGGGGGTGTCGTTGTTCTGGCTCGCCCTCGTCGGCGCGCTGGGCGGGCTCTTCGTCGCGCAGCGCATGCTGGACCGCGTCGACGTCATGTCGGCGTCGGCGCGCCGCATCATGGCGGGCGATCTGCACGAGCGGCTGGCGGTCTCCGGGGCGGGCGACGAACTCGACCGTCTCGCTGAAAATTTCAACGCGATGCTGGAACGCATCTCGGAGCTGATGACCGGGCTGCGGGAAGTCTCGGACAACATCGCCCATGACCTGAAGACGCCGCTGACCCGCCTGCGCAACCGCGCCGAAGCGGCCTTGCGCGGCGCCTCGGGAAATGGGGAGCACCGCGAGGCGCTCACGACCGTGATCGAAGAGTCGGACAGTCTGATCCGCGTCTTCAACGCGCTGCTGATGATCGCGCGCGCCGAGGCGGGCTATTGTAGCGACAACCCTACGGCCTTCGACGCCGATGCGGTCGTGGGCGACATCGTCGAAATGTACGAACCCGTCGCCGAAGAGCAGGGCGTGCGGCTCGATGTGAAAACCGAGCCCGGCCTCGCCGTGACGGGCAGCCGCGAGCTGCTCGGCCAGGCGGTGGTCAATCTCGTCGACAATGCGCTCAAATACGGCGCATCGAGCGAAGACGCCCGCGTCGACGTCACGGCGCGGCGCGTCGCCGATCGGATTGAAATCACCGTCGCCGATCATGGTCCCGGAATTTCCCCGCAAGATCGCGAGCGGGTCGTCGGGCGTTTCGTGCGGCTCGAGAATTCGCGGTCCCGGCCGGGTTCAGGCCTTGGCCTGTCGATGGCTTCGGCGGTGGCGCGTCTGCATCACGGCGCGCTGCGAATCGAGGACAATGCGCCGGGCCTGCGCGTCGTGCTGTCGCTGCCGGCGACCCGCGCGGCGGCGACCGTCTCGCGCGAACGCGCATAG
- the grpE gene encoding nucleotide exchange factor GrpE, whose product MSDQSNADNNAQTPPPGAEGAAQASSLAQPSAESSVNEPEPFTELENLHAEVAALKDRLLRTMAEAENTRRRAEKEVADARVYGVANFAREMLPFADNLRRAADSVSAEARAKLDPVAAALLEGLEVTERDFMSRLGRFGVKPIEALGAKFDPNLHEALYEIPDESKPAGTVAQVVEQGYTIGERVLRPAKVGVTRGGPKA is encoded by the coding sequence ATGAGCGACCAGAGCAACGCCGACAACAACGCCCAAACCCCGCCGCCCGGCGCGGAAGGGGCGGCGCAAGCGTCCTCCCTGGCGCAACCCTCGGCGGAATCGAGCGTTAACGAGCCCGAACCCTTCACCGAACTGGAAAATCTCCACGCTGAAGTCGCCGCCCTGAAGGACCGGCTGCTGCGGACCATGGCCGAGGCGGAAAACACCCGCCGCCGCGCCGAGAAGGAGGTCGCCGACGCCCGCGTCTATGGCGTGGCCAATTTCGCCCGCGAGATGCTCCCCTTCGCCGACAATCTGCGCCGCGCCGCCGACAGTGTGTCGGCCGAGGCGCGCGCCAAACTCGACCCTGTCGCCGCGGCGCTGCTCGAGGGGCTGGAGGTCACCGAGCGCGATTTCATGTCGAGACTCGGCCGCTTCGGCGTGAAGCCGATCGAGGCGTTGGGCGCCAAATTCGACCCCAATCTCCATGAGGCGCTGTACGAGATTCCCGATGAGTCGAAGCCCGCCGGCACGGTGGCCCAGGTCGTCGAACAGGGCTACACGATCGGCGAGCGCGTGCTGCGCCCGGCCAAGGTCGGCGTGACCCGCGGCGGTCCGAAGGCCTGA
- a CDS encoding Do family serine endopeptidase — protein sequence MQHPIIERSSRIPAPSRRRASRFALMGAAAALAFGAVVAPVGGAFAEAPATLSAPAGPSSFADVVERVKGAVVAIKVKAYEESHNPFEGQELSPDDPMYRFFKRFGGEMPQKRMTQSQGSGFIISADGYVVTNNHVVEHASEVEVALEDGRSLSAKVIGTDKRTDLALLKVNDGAKLPYVEWTATPPRVGDWVIAVGNPFGLGGSVTAGIVSARGRDIGAGPYDDFLQIDAPVNRGNSGGPAFDERGAVVGVNTAIYSPSGGSIGIGFAIPAEVAKDVIAALKDKGVVSRGWIGVKIQPVTQDIADSLGLKSTKGALIAQPQKGAPAEAAGLKSGDVIVAVNGEKIDGPRELARRIAAMGPNKTVDITYLRNGSEKSAKLTLGKLPEEREARADEEDMGGPGGGGGSHVASLGIEVAPASEMRGGGGEGLYVVDIDPGGAAAQKGLRRGDVIVEAGGQPVHTRSDLSSAIDGARKEGRRSVLLRVKSADGSKFIAVPVKQGAG from the coding sequence ATGCAGCATCCGATTATCGAGCGCAGCTCACGCATCCCGGCGCCGTCGCGCCGGCGCGCCTCGCGCTTCGCGCTGATGGGCGCCGCTGCGGCGCTCGCATTCGGCGCCGTCGTCGCGCCCGTCGGGGGAGCTTTCGCCGAAGCGCCGGCGACGCTGTCCGCGCCCGCCGGTCCGTCATCCTTTGCGGATGTCGTCGAGCGGGTGAAGGGCGCCGTCGTGGCGATCAAGGTCAAGGCCTATGAGGAGTCGCACAATCCCTTTGAAGGACAGGAACTGTCTCCCGACGACCCCATGTATCGCTTCTTCAAGCGCTTCGGCGGCGAGATGCCGCAAAAGCGCATGACGCAGTCTCAGGGCTCGGGCTTCATCATCAGCGCCGACGGCTATGTCGTAACCAACAACCACGTGGTCGAACATGCGAGCGAGGTCGAGGTCGCGCTGGAGGACGGCCGCTCCCTGTCGGCGAAAGTGATCGGCACGGACAAGCGCACGGACCTCGCCTTGCTCAAGGTGAACGACGGGGCGAAGCTTCCTTACGTCGAATGGACGGCGACGCCGCCGCGCGTCGGCGACTGGGTCATCGCAGTCGGCAATCCCTTCGGCCTCGGCGGCTCGGTGACGGCGGGCATCGTCTCGGCGCGCGGGCGCGACATCGGCGCCGGCCCCTATGACGACTTCCTGCAGATCGACGCGCCGGTGAACCGCGGCAACTCGGGCGGCCCGGCCTTCGACGAGCGCGGCGCCGTCGTCGGCGTGAACACGGCCATCTATTCGCCCTCGGGCGGCTCGATCGGCATCGGCTTCGCTATTCCGGCGGAAGTGGCGAAGGACGTCATTGCCGCCCTCAAGGACAAGGGCGTGGTGTCGCGCGGCTGGATCGGTGTGAAGATACAGCCGGTGACGCAAGACATTGCCGACAGTCTCGGACTGAAGTCGACCAAGGGCGCGCTGATCGCGCAGCCGCAAAAGGGCGCGCCGGCCGAGGCCGCGGGTCTCAAGTCGGGCGACGTGATCGTCGCAGTTAACGGCGAGAAGATCGACGGGCCGCGCGAGCTCGCCCGCCGCATCGCGGCGATGGGTCCGAACAAGACCGTCGACATCACCTATCTCCGGAATGGGTCTGAGAAATCGGCAAAGCTGACGCTCGGCAAGCTCCCGGAGGAGCGGGAGGCCCGCGCGGATGAAGAGGATATGGGCGGACCCGGCGGCGGCGGCGGCTCGCATGTCGCAAGCCTCGGCATCGAGGTGGCGCCCGCGTCTGAAATGCGCGGCGGCGGCGGCGAGGGTCTCTATGTGGTCGACATCGATCCGGGCGGCGCGGCCGCCCAGAAGGGACTGCGTCGGGGCGACGTCATCGTCGAGGCCGGCGGCCAGCCCGTGCATACCCGGTCCGATCTCTCGAGCGCCATCGACGGTGCGCGCAAGGAAGGCCGACGCTCGGTGCTGCTGCGCGTGAAATCCGCCGACGGGTCCAAATTCATCGCCGTGCCCGTGAAGCAGGGCGCCGGCTAG
- a CDS encoding response regulator transcription factor — MRILIIEDDREAADYLVKAFRELGHVADHAADGLEGYANAREGDYDVMIVDRMLPKMDGLSLISSLREQKVETPVLILSALGQVDDRVKGLRAGGDDYLPKPYAFSELLARVEALVRRRIGPRGEETHYRVGDLELDRLSHKVTVGGQEVILQPREFRLLEYLMKHAGQVVTRTMLLENVWDYHFDPQTNVIDVHISRLRAKIDKGRETPLLHTIRGAGYMIRDGMR; from the coding sequence ATGCGCATTCTGATTATCGAAGACGACCGGGAAGCAGCCGACTATCTCGTCAAGGCCTTCCGTGAACTGGGCCATGTCGCCGACCATGCGGCGGATGGGCTCGAGGGCTATGCGAACGCCCGCGAAGGCGATTACGACGTGATGATCGTCGACCGCATGTTGCCCAAGATGGACGGGCTGTCGCTCATCTCCAGCCTGCGCGAGCAGAAGGTCGAGACCCCCGTGCTCATCCTCTCCGCGCTGGGACAGGTCGACGACCGAGTAAAGGGCCTGCGCGCCGGCGGCGACGACTATTTGCCGAAACCTTACGCCTTCTCCGAGCTGCTTGCGCGCGTCGAAGCGCTGGTTCGCCGCCGCATCGGCCCGCGCGGCGAGGAGACGCATTACCGGGTCGGCGATCTAGAGCTCGATCGGCTTTCGCACAAGGTGACGGTCGGCGGGCAGGAGGTCATCCTGCAGCCGCGCGAGTTCCGGCTCCTGGAATATCTCATGAAGCACGCGGGGCAGGTCGTGACGCGGACCATGCTGCTCGAGAATGTCTGGGATTATCACTTCGATCCGCAGACCAACGTCATCGACGTGCACATCTCGCGGCTTCGCGCCAAGATCGACAAGGGGCGCGAAACTCCGCTGCTGCATACGATCCGCGGCGCGGGCTACATGATCCGCGACGGCATGCGTTAG
- the gshB gene encoding glutathione synthase, which yields MLEIAVQMDPLERINFAGDSTFALMLEAKRRGHRLWFYTPDQLSLEGGRLTARAHHIDVFDEPGRYYALGEATELDLSSMDVVLLRQDPPFDLAYITSTHFLERIQGRTLVVNDPGHVRNAPEKVFVMDFVDLMPPTLITRDRAAIERFRAKHGDIVMKPLYGHGGAAVFKVTPRDPNFGSLFDMFSTSFREPWVAQQFLPEVAKGDKRIILIDGEALGAINRVPAQDDIRSNMVRGGAAAATELDDRENEICARLGPELKKRGLIFVGIDVIDGRLTEINVTSPTGLRALKRVGGPDLAVPLFDAIESRLKALRAAG from the coding sequence ATGCTGGAAATCGCGGTGCAGATGGACCCGTTGGAGCGAATTAATTTCGCCGGGGATTCAACCTTCGCGCTGATGCTGGAGGCCAAGCGGCGCGGGCATCGCCTGTGGTTCTACACGCCCGATCAGCTCTCTCTCGAAGGCGGCCGCCTCACCGCCCGCGCCCATCATATCGACGTCTTCGACGAGCCGGGCCGCTATTACGCCCTCGGCGAGGCCACGGAGCTCGATCTTTCGAGCATGGACGTGGTGCTGCTGCGGCAGGACCCGCCCTTCGATCTCGCCTATATCACCTCGACCCATTTCCTCGAGCGCATCCAGGGGCGGACGCTGGTCGTCAACGACCCCGGCCATGTCCGCAATGCGCCCGAAAAAGTTTTCGTGATGGATTTCGTCGATCTCATGCCGCCGACGCTCATCACCCGGGATCGCGCGGCGATCGAGCGCTTTCGCGCCAAGCACGGCGACATCGTCATGAAGCCCCTCTACGGCCACGGCGGCGCCGCGGTGTTCAAGGTGACGCCGCGGGACCCGAATTTCGGCTCGCTGTTCGACATGTTCAGCACGAGTTTTCGCGAGCCCTGGGTGGCGCAGCAGTTCCTGCCCGAGGTGGCGAAGGGCGACAAGCGCATCATTTTAATCGACGGCGAGGCGCTCGGCGCGATCAACCGCGTGCCGGCGCAGGACGACATTCGCTCCAATATGGTGCGCGGCGGCGCGGCGGCGGCCACCGAACTCGACGACCGCGAAAATGAGATTTGCGCCCGCCTCGGGCCGGAGCTTAAAAAGCGTGGGCTGATTTTTGTCGGAATCGACGTAATCGACGGGCGGCTGACCGAGATAAACGTCACGTCGCCCACGGGGCTGCGCGCGCTCAAGCGCGTTGGCGGGCCCGATCTCGCGGTTCCGCTTTTCGACGCCATTGAAAGCCGTCTGAAGGCGCTGCGCGCCGCGGGATGA
- the corA gene encoding magnesium/cobalt transporter CorA has product MRRAAESGGLVAAVAYCKGVKVADIDVEAAGDWAKQPDHVVWIGLYEPDVALLERVRQQFALHPLAVEDAAKAHQFPKLEEFDDSLFIVARTAQMVDGRIVFGETHLFIGEGYVVSVRHGPSRSYSEVRERCEARAHRLSEGEDFIVYAILDFIVDNYAPVLDSINEQVEEIEDHVLTTTMGPAEIEQLYMLRRDLLRLRNAVMPLADVCRRLERTDIVFIDPVMRPHFRDIRDHLRRAEERIDTLRETLAFAFEASLMNAQMQQTNISRRLAAWAAILAVPTAIAGIYGMNFEHMPELKWAYGYYVILAFTFSICAFLYWRFRRAGWL; this is encoded by the coding sequence ATGAGGCGAGCGGCCGAGTCCGGCGGGCTCGTCGCCGCCGTCGCCTATTGCAAGGGCGTCAAGGTCGCCGACATCGACGTCGAGGCCGCTGGCGACTGGGCGAAGCAGCCGGACCATGTGGTCTGGATCGGCCTCTATGAGCCGGACGTGGCGCTGCTCGAGCGGGTGCGACAACAATTCGCGCTGCATCCGCTCGCCGTCGAGGACGCCGCCAAGGCGCATCAATTTCCCAAGCTCGAGGAGTTCGACGACAGCCTGTTCATCGTCGCGCGCACGGCGCAGATGGTCGACGGCCGCATCGTTTTCGGCGAGACCCATCTTTTCATCGGCGAGGGCTATGTGGTGAGCGTGCGCCACGGGCCCTCGCGCAGCTATTCGGAAGTGCGCGAGCGTTGCGAGGCGCGGGCTCATCGCCTGTCCGAGGGCGAAGATTTCATCGTCTACGCCATTCTCGATTTCATTGTCGACAATTACGCCCCGGTTCTCGACAGCATCAACGAACAAGTCGAGGAGATCGAGGATCATGTCTTGACGACGACGATGGGACCGGCGGAAATCGAGCAGCTTTATATGCTGCGGCGCGATCTCCTGCGCCTGCGCAACGCGGTCATGCCGCTCGCCGACGTCTGCCGCCGGCTGGAGCGCACCGACATCGTCTTCATCGATCCGGTCATGCGCCCGCATTTCCGCGACATTCGCGATCATCTGCGGCGGGCGGAGGAGCGCATCGACACGCTGCGCGAAACGCTCGCCTTCGCCTTCGAGGCGAGCCTGATGAACGCGCAAATGCAGCAGACGAATATTTCGCGCCGCCTCGCGGCCTGGGCCGCCATTCTCGCCGTGCCGACCGCGATCGCGGGCATTTACGGCATGAATTTCGAACACATGCCCGAACTGAAATGGGCGTATGGTTATTACGTGATACTCGCCTTTACTTTCTCGATTTGCGCTTTTCTCTACTGGCGCTTCCGCAGGGCCGGCTGGCTTTGA
- a CDS encoding nucleoside 2-deoxyribosyltransferase: MRALYLAGPEVFLAEAVAIGQEKKKLCEAHGFQGLFPLDAELSLAHAPSRSIFEANAAMIRRCDAIIANLTPFRSPSADVGAVFEVGMAFALEKPIFAYTNVTDVYAARVCGAQRAAAPLVADDGLSVEDCGLFDNLMIAEAIRAQGRDVISTDAPREQRYTNLSGFELCLRQAEAFYARGAAAFQMR; the protein is encoded by the coding sequence TTGCGCGCGCTCTATCTCGCCGGCCCCGAGGTCTTTCTCGCCGAGGCCGTCGCGATCGGACAGGAAAAGAAAAAACTCTGCGAAGCCCATGGGTTTCAGGGCCTCTTTCCGCTGGATGCAGAGCTCTCCCTCGCACACGCGCCGTCGCGGTCGATCTTCGAGGCCAACGCCGCGATGATCCGTCGCTGCGACGCGATCATCGCCAATCTGACGCCCTTCCGCAGCCCCAGCGCCGACGTCGGCGCGGTGTTCGAAGTCGGCATGGCCTTCGCGCTGGAGAAGCCGATCTTTGCCTATACGAATGTCACGGACGTCTATGCGGCGCGCGTCTGCGGGGCGCAGCGCGCAGCCGCGCCGCTCGTCGCCGACGACGGGCTGAGCGTCGAGGATTGCGGTCTCTTCGACAATCTCATGATTGCTGAAGCCATTCGCGCGCAGGGCCGCGACGTCATCTCGACCGATGCGCCTCGTGAACAGCGCTACACCAATCTGTCGGGCTTCGAGCTTTGTCTGCGCCAGGCTGAGGCCTTCTACGCGCGCGGCGCCGCCGCGTTCCAGATGCGCTGA